The genomic stretch GCTGACTTCGAACAAGTCTTCCACACGGATATATTGAATAGCGAATCCGTGCAATAGATAGACGTATAAAGTTCGCTGCCCATATTTTGAAAATGGCGTTTCCTTTGCTGGTATAAGAGACAGCACACTTGCCATCATCCCTGCTGATATGACATAAACAAGCATGCGTATCAAACCTCCTGATTCGTCAGCACCTATTTCTGCAAATGATTTTGAGCCTAGCAGCCAGCCTGATGATAGATCAGGAAAGTGATACAATATGACACCTGCTGAAATAAGTACCACACTAGCCCCTATCCGAATTGGCAGGCGCCTGAGGACAGCGAGCTGCTCTTTTGTCGCCCAATAGCCAATTAAGAAAAACGGAAAGAAAACGAAGGTGCGGGAAAGACTTAATTCTGACCCGATTGTATCAACGTAACCTGCCAGCACACCGATTAAAACAGCAAGTGGAATGCCAAGGAGCGGTCTTACATATTTGAAAAGTATTAATAGCATGTGCCAGCAAAATAAGCTGATCAAGAACCATAGCGCCCACTGTGGTATCAGTACAGACTGCAGCCAATCTTCTTTTCCAATTGCATAATAAAACAATGTGTAGATGACTTGGAAAAACAAGTACGGCAGCAGCAGTTTTTTAACAAGCTTCTCAATAGCTGCCTTATGTCCCATTCCTTTGGCAAAGAATCCCGCCAAAAAAATGAAAACCGGCATATGGAAGGTGTAAATCCATGTATAGCTTGTTTGCAGAATTAACATATCCTGATATGGCTGAATCAAGTGTCCGAATACAACTAACGCAATCATAAGCCATCTTGCATTATCAAAATACATATCACGTTCCATATTATCGCTTCCTTTTTCCTGCTTGTATGGTTTCATCATACGGAGCAAAAATCAGGAATGCTAGCACCTATACGGATTCTTCATCCACTTGTAAGCATGCTGTCAAACCGCTGTCATACCCGCAATCTGTGTGTAATGAAAGGGGCAGAATTATCCAGCCTCTGGCTTCTTCTTCGCTCTGGTTGTCGTTTTTCGCTTTGTCGTCTTTTTCGCTGCCGGTTTATCTTTTTTCGCTTTATCCAAAGAAGCTTGCAGCGCATCCATCAAATTCGTTACATTACTCGGCTGCTTTTTAGCTGTTGGGATATGAACTTCTTCATGATCCCGCTTAGATTGGATCAAATCAAGCAACGCTTCGCGGTAATCATCGTTGTACTTTTCAGGATCAAAGGTGGCGGTCAGCTGGTCAATAAGCAGCTTGGCAGTTTTCAGCTCTTTATCAGCAACTGCATCTTCAGCAGGAATATTCGGTACATCTGCTACATTGCGGACTTCATCTGGATAGTGGATTGTCTCTGCAACTAGTACATTTTTATAAACACGAATAACAGCCAGCTGTTGTTTGGAGCGTATAACCATTGAGGCAACC from Terribacillus sp. DMT04 encodes the following:
- a CDS encoding acyltransferase family protein gives rise to the protein MERDMYFDNARWLMIALVVFGHLIQPYQDMLILQTSYTWIYTFHMPVFIFLAGFFAKGMGHKAAIEKLVKKLLLPYLFFQVIYTLFYYAIGKEDWLQSVLIPQWALWFLISLFCWHMLLILFKYVRPLLGIPLAVLIGVLAGYVDTIGSELSLSRTFVFFPFFLIGYWATKEQLAVLRRLPIRIGASVVLISAGVILYHFPDLSSGWLLGSKSFAEIGADESGGLIRMLVYVISAGMMASVLSLIPAKETPFSKYGQRTLYVYLLHGFAIQYIRVEDLFEVSNTLDILGLLFVAFSIVWILSQRWVLRIWKPLIELKS
- a CDS encoding Ku protein, whose protein sequence is MHTMWKGTISFGLVNIPVKMHAATENKDVKLRQLHKACKTPVKYEKVCPHCEKELETDDIVKAYEYTKNKFVVLDEDELKALQKEQEDKAVEIVDFVSLEEIDPIYFERCYYLSPNEGGTKAYSLLRKALEETGRIGVASMVIRSKQQLAVIRVYKNVLVAETIHYPDEVRNVADVPNIPAEDAVADKELKTAKLLIDQLTATFDPEKYNDDYREALLDLIQSKRDHEEVHIPTAKKQPSNVTNLMDALQASLDKAKKDKPAAKKTTKRKTTTRAKKKPEAG